The following proteins are co-located in the Cydia fagiglandana chromosome 2, ilCydFagi1.1, whole genome shotgun sequence genome:
- the LOC134672767 gene encoding protein Z-dependent protease inhibitor-like: MSSQLLWQFSYLFVATCYAEEFSARSRNFSIELLHHTQKQTGGHVVISPFGIWTLMTGVALGATGNSFAELQRAFILPRSKKTVIAGYKELTKAVLNPSTNGVSLTSKNFVFIDDDFTLNPDFRKTISTDFDATIKVLDFKNPDLAAGKANNFIQNSGGRVSNVLTSDDFAESRMIY; this comes from the exons ATGTCTTCCCAGCTTCTTTGGCAA TTTTCCTACTTATTTGTCGCGACATGTTATGCCGAGGAGTTTAGTGCGCGATCAAGAAACTTCAGCATCGAACTTCTGCATCATACACAGAAACAAACTGGTGGACATGTAGTAATATCGCCTTTTGGAATATGGACCCTAATGACCGGAGTCGCGCTCGGTGCAACGGGCAACAGTTTCGCGGAGTTGCAACGCGCTTTCATCCTCCCAAGGAGTAAGAAAACCGTTATTGCCGGCTACAAAGAATTGACAAAAGCTGTGCTAAATCCGTCCACAAACGGAGTATCACTGACGAGCAAAAACTTTGTATTCATCGACGACGATTTCACTTTGAATCCGGACTTTCGGAAAACGATTAGCACAGATTTCGACGCGACAATAAAAGTACTCGATTTTAAGAATCCTGACCTGGCGGCTGGCAAAGCGAACAATTTTATCCAAAATTCCGGAGGGCGAGTCTCTAACGTGCTAACGTCGGATGACTTTGCGGAGTCTAGGATGATTTattag
- the LOC134676048 gene encoding serine protease inhibitor-like, whose translation MWKVIIAACTSLVVTAPVDDRVDFSPINQFALRLLDNAYAFQENFGRQNFAVSPLSVWSVFSLLAEGSAGDTFQELMKELQLPQDLRATQELHLAAESILRSNDPDLVIHKQAALFPECSLEIHQEFCQAANMYRTGVYSVDITNTTRLADDINYYICVATEGQIRNAVKEEFLRDLRLLIVDALYFKANWTHPFDPTATREEDFYNGQGKTIGRVNMMFHKASHNIGDSNSIGAQILEMTYGKHEEFSMLILLPFEGMPLKTLLSNLVKSPLDWITDFKRDDKRPEIDVFIPRFKVSSQIDLIPALKYTGIHTIFDSEKAQLPGISDSPLFVSKTIQNVEIDVREEGTVAAAATVVGLENRFLSQRFEANKEFVFMITHRKSNVILFAGVYSDPAVV comes from the coding sequence ATGTGGAAGGTCATAATAGCCGCGTGCACGAGTCTGGTGGTCACCGCTCCGGTCGACGATCGGGTCGACTTCTCACCCATTAATCAATTCGCTCTAAGACTATTAGATAACGCATATGCTTTCCAAGAGAACTTTGGGCGGCAAAATTTTGCTGTTTCTCCATTATCAGTATGGAGCGTCTTCTCGCTACTCGCTGAAGGATCGGCAGGGGACACCTTCCAGGAACTAATGAAGGAACTACAGCTACCTCAGGATTTGAGGGCAACTCAAGAGTTACATCTTGCGGCGGAAAGCATTTTAAGAAGCAACGATCCTGATCTCGTGATTCACAAACAAGCAGCCTTGTTCCCCGAATGTTCATTAGAGATACACCAAGAGTTTTGTCAAGCAGCTAACATGTACAGAACAGGTGTATATTCTGTTGATATTACTAACACTACCAGACTGGCGGATGATATAAATTACTATATTTGTGTTGCCACAGAGGGACAAATAAGAAACGCAGTGAAAGAAGAATTTCTTAGAGATTTAAGGCTGCTGATAGTAGACGCTTTGTACTTTAAAGCAAATTGGACACATCCTTTCGATCCAACCGCAACAAGAGAAGAAGATTTTTACAATGGCCAAGGGAAAACAATTGGACGAGTAAACATGATGTTTCACAAAGCATCTCACAATATAGGAGACTCAAACTCAATAGGAGCACAGATCCTTGAAATGACATATGGGAAACATGAAGAATTCTCAATGTTGATCCTCTTACCTTTCGAAGGAATGCCACTGAAAACACTACTTAGCAATTTAGTTAAGTCACCATTAGACTGGATAACAGACTTTAAAAGAGACGATAAACGGCCGGAAATCGATGTGTTTATTCCCCGTTTCAAAGTGTCTTCTCAAATTGATTTAATTCCTGCTTTAAAATACACCGGGATTCATACAATTTTCGACAGTGAGAAGGCGCAGTTGCCTGGTATTTCTGACAGTCCTTTATTTGTGTCTAAAACGATTCAAAATGTAGAAATAGATGTGAGAGAAGAAGGTACAGTTGCCGCCGCAGCTACAGTGGTTGGGTTAGAGAATCGGTTTCTCTCCCAGCGGTTTGAGGCTAACAAAGAGTTTGTTTTCATGATCACACATAGGAAATCAAATGTTATCTTGTTTGCCGGTGTGTACAGTGACCCTGCTGTTGTGTGA
- the LOC134676034 gene encoding serine protease inhibitor 2.1-like translates to MKTIVFLLFVATCYAEEFSARSRNFSIELLHHTQKQTGGHVVISPFGIWTLMTGVALGATGNSFAELQRAFILPRSKKTVIAGYKELTKAVLNPSTNGVSLTSKNFVFIDDDFTLNPDFRKTISTDFDATIKVLDFKNPDLAAGKANNFIQNSGGRVSNVLTSDDFAESRMILTNVISFKGLWSSPFNASETTVENFYNENNEVVGQVNMMYQRAEFPFSNIVDLKAFVVELPYGNDGKYSMLLILPHPRVKLDDVYRRLENVTLTEITKKLQSDIEEYGSTDVDIKLPRFKISTNVVMNKPLNDMGVYDIFQPDVASFKRVTNENIYVSAIVHKADIEVTETGTVASAATSANFADRISTPLMRANKPFAYFIIEKTTTTVIFGGIYSKPTVY, encoded by the coding sequence ATGAAGACCATAGTTTTCCTACTATTTGTCGCGACATGTTATGCCGAGGAGTTTAGTGCGCGATCAAGAAACTTCAGCATCGAACTTCTGCATCATACACAGAAACAAACTGGTGGACATGTAGTAATATCGCCTTTTGGAATATGGACCCTAATGACCGGAGTCGCGCTCGGTGCAACGGGCAACAGTTTCGCGGAGTTGCAACGCGCTTTCATCCTCCCAAGGAGTAAGAAAACCGTTATTGCCGGCTACAAAGAATTGACAAAAGCTGTGCTAAATCCGTCCACAAACGGAGTATCACTGACGAGCAAAAACTTTGTATTCATCGACGACGATTTCACTTTGAATCCGGACTTTCGGAAAACGATTAGCACAGATTTCGACGCGACAATAAAAGTACTCGATTTTAAGAATCCTGACCTGGCGGCTGGCAAAGCGAACAATTTTATCCAAAATTCCGGAGGGCGAGTCTCTAACGTGCTAACGTCGGATGACTTTGCGGAGTCTAGGATGATTTTAACTAATGTGATATCCTTTAAAGGTTTATGGTCATCCCCTTTCAACGCGAGCGAAACAACAGTTGAGAACTTTTACAACGAAAATAATGAGGTCGTAGGACAAGTCAACATGATGTATCAAAGAGCGGAATTTCCATTCTCCAATATCGTTGACTTAAAAGCGTTTGTTGTCGAATTGCCTTATGGAAATGATGGAAAATATTCTATGCTGTTAATTCTGCCTCATCCCCGAGTAAAATTGGACGATGTCTATAGAAGGCTAGAGaatgtgacccttacagaaataACAAAGAAGCTGCAGAGCGATATTGAAGAATACGGGTCGACTGACGTTGACATTAAACTTCCTAGATTCAAGATTAGTACGAATGTTGTTATGAACAAGCCATTAAACGACATGGGTGTTTACGACATTTTTCAGCCAGATGTGGCTAGTTTCAAACGTGTCACGAATGAGAATATTTATGTGTCGGCCATTGTGCACAAAGCTGACATTGAAGTCACTGAAACTGGGACGGTAGCCTCTGCTGCGACTTCCGCCAATTTCGCCGATAGGATATCGACGCCACTTATGAGAGCCAATAAGCCTTTTGCGTACTTTATTATTGAGAAAACTACTACGACTGTTATATTTGGTGGCATCTATTCGAAACCAACTGTATATTAA